TATACACTCATGGGGAGATGCTGCCCGCGCACGCCTATCCCGCGCTGAGGAAGTACTCCCACCTGGCCGGCAACTACGGCGGAGCGTGGCAGAAGCAGAGAAAGGAGTTCGCCGAGTTCGGCGGCCCCATCCTCGCCACCACCAACTGCGTGCTGATACCGCCCGATACATACAAGGACCGGCTGTATACCACGGGGCCGACCGCGGTCCCGGGGGCGAAGCACCTGGAGGACCGCAAGGACTTTTCCCAGATCATCGCCAAGGCCAAGGAGCTGGGCGACATACCGGCCAAGACCGGCCCGGTGCTGGAGACCGGCTTCCACCACAATGCCATCATGCCGCTGGCGCCCAAGATCATCGATGCCGTTAAGGCCGGAAAGATCTCGCACTTCTTCCTCATCGGCGGGTGTGACGGCGCCACCCCCGGACGCAACTACTACACCGAGCTGGCGGAGAAGGTGCCCAAGGACGCGGTCATCCTGACCCTGGCCTGCGGCAAGTACCGCTTCAACGACAAGGACTTCGGGAACATCGACGGCATACCACGCCTTCTCGACATGGGACAGTGCAACAACGCCTACTCAGCCATACAGCTGGCCGTGGCGCTGTCGAAGGCCTTCGGGGTCGGCGTGAACGAGCTGCCGCTCAGCATGGCGCTGTCGTGGTTCGAGCAGAAGGCGGTGGCCATCGTGCTCACCCTCCTCGCCCTGGACATCAAGAACGTCAGGGTAGGGCCGACCCTCCCGGCGTTCATAACGCCCAACAACTGGAAGGTCATCCAGGACAAGTTCAACTGGAAGCCCGTCGGGAACGTGGACGCGGACCTCGCGGCGATGATGGCCAACAAGTGAGGGCCACCGCCCTCCTTTTTCTTACTTTTCTCTCTTCCCCTCTTCCTCCAGCCTCTTCCTGATGCGCTCCAGCTCCTCCCGGTCCTCCTTCGGCACGGAGGGGTATTTCAGGCCCAGTTCCTGAATGGAGGTGGTCAGCACCTCTGCCACCACGCTCCGGGCGGCCCACTTGTGGTCCGAGGGGACCACGTACCAGGGCGCCCACTCCGTGCTGGTCCTGCTGAGCATCTCCTCAAAGGCGGCCATGTAGTCATCCCAGAAGTCCCGCTCCCTCACGTCGCTCAGGGAGAACTTCCATTGCTTCTCCGGGTGGCTGAGCCTCTCGATGAAACGGACCCGCTGCTCGTCCCGGGAGATGTTCAGGAAGAACTTCAGGACCACCGTTCCGTTCCTGACCAGATACCGCTCGAAGGCGTTGATGTCATCGTAGCGGCCTTCCCAGAACTCCTTGCCGATGCGGCCGGAGGGGAGATGCTCGTGCTCCAGCATCTCCGGGTGCACTTTCACCACCAGAACCTCCTCATAATGGGAACGGTTGAATATCCCGATCATGCCCTTGGCGGGCGCCGCCTTCATGTGCCTCCACAGGAAGGTGTGGTCCAGCTCCTCCTCCGACGGCGGCTTGAACGATATCACCTGGCATCCGGCGGGATTGACCCCGGACATCACGTGC
This genomic window from Methanomassiliicoccus luminyensis B10 contains:
- a CDS encoding polyphosphate kinase 2 family protein, with the protein product MDEKAVKAVRDEIYNRMKVPPGKKVKLKDYNASWDQNNDLRGMGKEAVKDLANAALARNTEDLKAAQELLWADNTRSVLMVLQGMDAAGKDSIIKHVMSGVNPAGCQVISFKPPSEEELDHTFLWRHMKAAPAKGMIGIFNRSHYEEVLVVKVHPEMLEHEHLPSGRIGKEFWEGRYDDINAFERYLVRNGTVVLKFFLNISRDEQRVRFIERLSHPEKQWKFSLSDVRERDFWDDYMAAFEEMLSRTSTEWAPWYVVPSDHKWAARSVVAEVLTTSIQELGLKYPSVPKEDREELERIRKRLEEEGKREK
- the hcp gene encoding hydroxylamine reductase — protein: MYCNQCEQTAKGVACTVKGVCGKDQDIQSLQETLLYGLKGISAYAYHARVLGKRDEEVDAFVHEALFKTLTNVDFSPEDMWSTVLKAGMMNLRIMETLDQAHLEHFGQPTPAKVETSTRKGPGIVVTGHDLLDLEELLKQTEGTGINVYTHGEMLPAHAYPALRKYSHLAGNYGGAWQKQRKEFAEFGGPILATTNCVLIPPDTYKDRLYTTGPTAVPGAKHLEDRKDFSQIIAKAKELGDIPAKTGPVLETGFHHNAIMPLAPKIIDAVKAGKISHFFLIGGCDGATPGRNYYTELAEKVPKDAVILTLACGKYRFNDKDFGNIDGIPRLLDMGQCNNAYSAIQLAVALSKAFGVGVNELPLSMALSWFEQKAVAIVLTLLALDIKNVRVGPTLPAFITPNNWKVIQDKFNWKPVGNVDADLAAMMANK